The Bradyrhizobium sp. B097 genome contains the following window.
AGAGCTGACGGGCACGCTTTTCGAGACATGGATTAGAGACCTCTCAGAGGTCACAAAGGAGCAAGTTGTGCCGTCTGCTGTTCCGCAACCGGTCGTCGCGCGTCTCACGCGGGCAGCCATCTTCCTTGTCGTGACGGTCAATTCGGGACCGGAAAGCGACGTCGCCGTGCGTGGTCTCTGCGCCGACCTGTCCTCGCTGTTACGGGCCGTCGGCTTCCGTGACCTCAAGGGGCGGTTGTCGTGTGTCATGGGTATAGGCTCCAGCGTCTGGGACCGGCTGTTTGGCGCGCCGCGACCGAAGGATCTGCATCCGTTTCAGGAAATTCGTGGCGTGCATCATGCGGTTTCGACGCCGGGCGATCTTCTCTTCCATATCCGGTCCGCTCGTATAGATATGTGTTTCGAGCTCGCAGCGCAGATCATGTCACGGCTCGGGAACGTCGTGACCGTTGTCGACGAGGTGCACGGCTTCAAATACTTCGACGACCGCGATCTGATGGGCTTTGTCGATGGCACCGAAAACCCCGTCGGCGAAGGCGCCGAACGCGCAACCGTTGTCGGCGAGGAGGATGCGCCCTTTGCCGGTGGCAGTTACGTCATCGTGCAGAAGTATCTGCATGATTTGGCGCGCTGGAATGCAGTGCCGGTCGAGCAGCAGGAAAACATCATCGGTCGGCACAAGCTCTCCGATATCGAGCAATTGGAGGCGGCGAAGGCGCCTTATGCGCACAACGTCCTGACGACCATTGTCGAGGATGGAGAGCAGCTGGAAATCGTTCGCGACAACATGCCGTTCGGCGAGTTCGGCAAGGGCGAGTTCGGCACCTACTTCATAGGATACGCGCGATCGCCGCATCGTATCGAGCAGATGCTCGAAAACATGTTCGTCGGCCGGCCGCCCGGAAACTACGACAGGCTGCTGGACTTCAGCCGCGCCGTGACCGGCGCATTGTTCTTCGTGCCATCGGCAAGCTTCCTCGACGACGTCGAGCCGGAACTTGCGTCGAAGGTGCCGGCTGCCAAATCCAAATGATGGAAATCCGTGCAATTTCGACATGGCGACGGGGTAATCGAGGCAGTCTCGTAACCGCACAGTCCCCGCATGCTTGACCTTGACGTGTACGAAGACGAACGCGATGTGGTGGTCCTTGCGGAGCTGCCTGGCCTGAGCGAAGACGAGATCGAGGTCATGGTGGACGATGACGTGCTCACCATTCTCGCCGAACCGAGCCTCGGGCGGCACAAGCCGGAAGGCCATTGCCGCGTGGGACGCTCGTTCAGATTTCTGGGCGTGATGCGATTGCCGTGTCCGATCGACCCCGATCGAATGCGAGTTGACTTCGACCATAGCGTGCTGATGGTGCGGCTGCCGAAGCGGAGAGGCCGCGAGCAGAGCTGAGCGCGCTGCGATCCGGCCGACGGATCGCCGACCGGTTCGTCTTCACGCACGCTGACCGATTCATCTTTCCGCGGCGGTGACGTCAGCCTGTCAGGACGAGGCGGATCAGGCCGGCGACCAACCCGAGCGAGATGACGCTCGCTCCCCAGATCGCGGCCATCCAGGCGAGCCGTTTCCAGAGCGGGAGCCGGCTCTCCATCAATGGTATCCGTGAACGCCGGCCTTGCCGCGGAACACCCAATAGGCCCAACCGGTATAAGCGAGGATCACAGGCACGATGACCAGCGCGCCGACCAGCATGAAAGACTGGCTCGAGGGCGGTGCGGCGGCGTCCCAAATCGTCACCGCGCGGGGCACAATATAAGGATAGATGCTGATGCCAAGCCCGAGGAACCCGAGCAGGAACAGCGCGAGCGCCATCGCGAAGGGCAGCCGTTCGAAGTTGCGTTTGAGGCTCCAGAACAATGTCGCCGCGCAGATCGCGACGAGCAGCGGCACCTGTGCCGTCAGCAGCACGCCGGGCAAGGCGAACCAGCGCCGCCAGTAGTCGTAGTGCAGGAAGGGCGTCGCGGCACTCACCGCCGCAAGCGCGGCGAGGGTGCCGACGCCGAGCCAAAAGGCGAGGCGGCGCGCGTGACGCTGGCTGGTTCCTTCGGTCTTCCAGATCAGCCAGGTTGCGCCCAACAGGGCATAGCCGATGACGACGGCAATCCCGGTGAGCAGGCTGAACGGGCTCAGCCAGTCGAGCCAGCCGCCGGCATAGGCATCATTCTCCACCCGGACGCCCTGCAGGATCGCGCCGAGCGTGATACCCTGTGCCAGCGCCGCGACCACCGAGCCCAGCGAAAACGCCATGTCCCACAGCGCGCGGTGGCCTGCATCGCGCCAGCGGAATTCGAACGCGACGCCGCGGAAGACGAGGCCGAGCAGCATCGCGATGATCAGCGGATAGGTCGCCGGAAGCAGGATGGCATAGGCCAGCGGGAAAGCTGCGAGCAGCCCGCCGCCGCCCATCACCAGCCAGGTCTCGTTGCCGTCCCACACCGGCGCGATCGAGTTCATCGCCTGATCGCGCTCGTCGCCGACCGCGAAACTCGGGAACAGGATGCCGATGCCGAGGTCGAAGCCGTCCATCACGACATAGGCCATCACGGCGAAGCCGATGACCGCCGCCCAGAAGATGGTGAGGTCGATGCTGATCATGGCGTTTACTCCCCGGCCGTCAGCGGCGCCCCGACACCCGCCGCCGGCGTGATGCCAGCCGCGCGCTGCGGCAGGTTCGGCAACTCCGGCTCCTTCCGCTCCGGCGGCTTGGCCATCAGCCGCAGCAGATAATAGGTGCCGGCCCCGAAGGCGCTGAAATAGACCAGCACGAAGGCGACGAGCGAGGCGGCAACCGCGGGTGCCGCGAGCGGCGAATGCGATTCCGCGGTGCGCAGCAGGCCGTACACTGTGAAGGGCTGACGGCCGACTTCGGTCGTGACCCATCCGGCGATCACGGCGATGAAGCCGGCCGGTCCCATCGCAACCGCGACGCGATGCAGCCAGCGCCAGTCGTAGAGCTTGCCGCGCACCCGGGCGAAGAGGCTCCAGAGGCCAACGCCGAGCATCGCAAATCCCAGCGCCACCATGATCCGGAACGACCAGAACACGACATGCGC
Protein-coding sequences here:
- the cydB gene encoding cytochrome d ubiquinol oxidase subunit II, which encodes MISIDLTIFWAAVIGFAVMAYVVMDGFDLGIGILFPSFAVGDERDQAMNSIAPVWDGNETWLVMGGGGLLAAFPLAYAILLPATYPLIIAMLLGLVFRGVAFEFRWRDAGHRALWDMAFSLGSVVAALAQGITLGAILQGVRVENDAYAGGWLDWLSPFSLLTGIAVVIGYALLGATWLIWKTEGTSQRHARRLAFWLGVGTLAALAAVSAATPFLHYDYWRRWFALPGVLLTAQVPLLVAICAATLFWSLKRNFERLPFAMALALFLLGFLGLGISIYPYIVPRAVTIWDAAAPPSSQSFMLVGALVIVPVILAYTGWAYWVFRGKAGVHGYH
- a CDS encoding DUF2474 domain-containing protein, with translation MESRLPLWKRLAWMAAIWGASVISLGLVAGLIRLVLTG
- a CDS encoding Dyp-type peroxidase, coding for MPSAVPQPVVARLTRAAIFLVVTVNSGPESDVAVRGLCADLSSLLRAVGFRDLKGRLSCVMGIGSSVWDRLFGAPRPKDLHPFQEIRGVHHAVSTPGDLLFHIRSARIDMCFELAAQIMSRLGNVVTVVDEVHGFKYFDDRDLMGFVDGTENPVGEGAERATVVGEEDAPFAGGSYVIVQKYLHDLARWNAVPVEQQENIIGRHKLSDIEQLEAAKAPYAHNVLTTIVEDGEQLEIVRDNMPFGEFGKGEFGTYFIGYARSPHRIEQMLENMFVGRPPGNYDRLLDFSRAVTGALFFVPSASFLDDVEPELASKVPAAKSK
- a CDS encoding Hsp20/alpha crystallin family protein; the protein is MLDLDVYEDERDVVVLAELPGLSEDEIEVMVDDDVLTILAEPSLGRHKPEGHCRVGRSFRFLGVMRLPCPIDPDRMRVDFDHSVLMVRLPKRRGREQS